A single window of Salvia splendens isolate huo1 chromosome 8, SspV2, whole genome shotgun sequence DNA harbors:
- the LOC121745504 gene encoding uncharacterized protein LOC121745504 yields the protein MFLRAQPLGLLLIAAVMLFPARITSHHESGPWHCDSDAGIRIRSQFRPGVITVDGKVDDWSGVSGSDFALLPALDPDAGKEYNAGRLTLKAVHDGNEAYFMLQIDGNYAYTQGDDTRCASVALMFQIGENATHHRMGGCEEEPTTCTNKTCRGHEVDIVHFSLGTAIPGRLYGGNPVDNKQGYGGDRFGHLIDLYGWNPHCRYLDGLGPSENDTSAQNDWQGSWWHSSLTDHSGFVIEDSPYASGGQKGTYYFEFSRPLRTKDHFQQDAQFTIGRSNKVSAAFWYPEEGKPWHGSAHYSVSCDWILLDFISADSSELTSAPQGSSWDFATTFSLFFSVVALCLSIIVGHRLSTTTRTANFTPMENL from the exons ATGTTTCTTCGAGCCCAGCCTCTCGGGCTTCTTCTCATCGCGGCTGTAATGTTATTCCCGGCCCGGATCACCTCGCACCACGAATCCGGGCCGTGGCACTGCGACTCGGACGCTGGGATCCGAATCCGGTCCCAATTCCGGCCGGGCGTCATCACCGTCGACGGGAAAGTAGACGATTGGAGCGGCGTTTCCGGGTCGGATTTCGCACTATTGCCCGCTCTCGACCCCGATGCTGGCAAGGAATACAATGCTGGCAGATTAACTCTCAAG GCAGTGCATGACGGGAACGAAGCGTATTTTATGTTGCAAATTGATGGGAATTATGCCTACACTCAAGG TGACGATACTAGATGCGCATCTGTTGCTCTAATGTTTCAAATTGGTGAAAATGCAACCCACCATAGA ATGGGTGGCTGTGAGGAAGAACCAACTACTTGTACGAACAAGACTTGCCGAGGGCATGAAGTTGATATTGTGCACTTCTCACTTGGAACTGCTATTCCTGGAAGACTATACGGTGGAAATCCAGTCGACAACAAACAAGGATATGGAGGTGACAG GTTTGGTCATTTGATCGATCTTTATGGCTGGAACCCGCATTGTAGATATCTTGATGGCCTTGGCCCTTCAG AAAATGACACCTCAGCACAGAATGACTGGCAAGGATCATGGTGGCACAGTAGCTTGACCGACCATTCTG GCTTTGTAATCGAGGACAGCCCATATGCATCAGGAGGCCAAAAAGGAACGTACTATTTTGAATTTTCAAGACCTCTGAGAACTAAGGATCATTTTCAGCAG GATGCTCAGTTCACCATCGGTAGATCAAACAAGGTATCGGCTGCATTCTGGTACCCAGAGGAAGGCAAACCATGGCACGGATCTGCTCATTACTCGGTTAGCTGTGATTGGATTCTTCTTGATTTCATATCAGCAGACAGTTCTGAGCTCACCAGCGCTCCTCAAGGCAGCTCGTGGGACTTTGCCACGaccttctctctcttcttctctgtCGTGGCCCTCTGCCTCTCCATCATTGTAGGGCATCGACTTTCTACAACCACCAGAACAGCAAACTTCACCCCAATGGAAAATCTTTAG